A part of Heliangelus exortis chromosome 3, bHelExo1.hap1, whole genome shotgun sequence genomic DNA contains:
- the UNC93A gene encoding protein unc-93 homolog A isoform X4 codes for MERNFKNVLIISFGFLLLFTAYGGLQSLQSSLHSEEGLGVASLSVLYAALILSSMFLPPILIKKLGCKWTIAGSMCCYITFSLGNFSASWYTLIPTSVILGLGGAPLWSAKCTYLTIAGNAYAEKAKRSGKDIINQYFGVFFLIFQSSGIWGNLISSLIFSQASNKVELSEENLECCGAYDCTTGTSNATGSAEPSSSLIYTLLGIYTASGVLAVLLIVIFLDQIKSDQAEAEKERLEAPSFWATFLATFQQLKDKRQCLLIPLTMYSGFEQAFLSGDYTKTYVTCALGIHYVGYVMICFSAVNSLCSLLFGKISQFTGRKLLFALATITNAACITALLLWKPHPKQLAVFFVFPALWGLSDAVWQTQTNVFSKMKREEHCRRW; via the exons AtggaaaggaattttaaaaatgttttgattatttcttttggatttttaCTTCTCTTCACTGCATATGGAGGACTCCAGAGTCTACAG AGCAGTCTCCACTCAGAAGAAGGCCTGGGTGTTGCTTCCTTAAGTGTTCTCTATGCTGCCCTCATCTTATCCTCCATGTTCCTCCCTCCAATCCTCATCAAGAAGCTGGGCTGCAAGTGGACCATTGCAGGCTCCATGTGCTGCTACATCACCTTCTCCTTAGGGAACTTCAGTGCTAGCTG GTACACCCTAATCCCTACATCTGTGATCCTGGGCTTAGGAGGAGCACCACTCTGGTCTGCCAAATGCACTTACCTCACCATTGCTGGCAATGCATATgctgagaaagcaaaaaggagtGGGAAAGACATCATCAACCAATACTTCGGGGTCTTCTTTCTGATATTTCAGTCCTCTGGCATCTGGGGAAATCTGATCTCATCCTTGATATTTAGCCAAGCTTCCAACAAAg TGGAACTATCAGAAGAAAACCTGGAATGCTGTGGAGCATACGACTGCACAACTGGTACCAGTAATGCTACTGGGTCAGCAGAACCCTCCAGCTCTTTAATCTACACCCTGCTAGGGATCTACACAG ctAGTGGTGTGCTAGCTGTGTTGCTGATTGTTATATTTCTGGACCAGATCAAATCTGACCAAGCAgaggctgaaaaagaaagactAGAGGCACCATCCTTTTGGGCTACGTTCCTAGCAACTTTCCAGCAGCTCAAAGACAAAAGACAGTGCCTGCTAATCCCTCTGACAATGTACAGTGGGTTTGAGCAGGCATTTCTGTCTGGTGATTACACAAAG ACATATGTGACCTGTGCCCTGGGGATCCATTACGTGGGTTATGTGATgatctgcttttcagctgtcaactccctctgctccctgctctttgGAAAGATCTCTCAGTTCACGGGTAGAAAACTTCTCTTTGCTCTAG CCACCATCACAAATGCTGCCTGCATAACAGCACTACTGCTGTGGAAACCTCATCCCAAGCAgcttgctgtgttttttgtgttCCCTGCTCTTTGGGGCCTATCTGATGCTGTTTGGCAGACACAAACCAATG ttttttcaaagatgaaaagagAAGAACACTGCAGAAGGTGGTGA